Within Desulfocurvus vexinensis DSM 17965, the genomic segment CCATGCCTTGAAGGGCGTGAGCCTGGCCATCGCCGAGGGCGAGATCGTGACGCTCATCGGCGCCAACGGCGCGGGCAAGTCCACCACGCTCATGAGCATAAGCGGCGTGACCCAGCCCCGCCAGGGGAGCATCGAATTCCTGGGCCAGGACATCACCCGCCAGCCCTCCAACCGCATCGTGGCCATGGGCTTGACCCAGGTGCCCGAGGGGCGGATGATCTTCCCGGGGCTGACCGTGCGCGAGAACCTGCGCATGGGCGGCTACCTGCGCCGCGACAAGGACGGCATGCGCCGCGACGAGGCCATGATCTTCGACCTGTTCCCCATCCTGCGCGAGCGCCACAAGCAGGCCGGGGGCACCCTGTCGGGCGGCGAGCAGCAGATGCTGGCCATCGGCCGCGCGCTCATGGCCCGGCCCCGGCTGTTGCTGCTCGACGAACCGTCCCTGGGCCTGGCGCCCATCGTGGTGGAGAACATCTTCCGCGTGATCCAGAAGATCAACGACACCGGAACCACCGTGCTGCTGGTGGAGCAGAACGCGCAGATGGCCCTGGCCATCGCCCACAGGGGGTACGTCCTGGCCACCGGCGAGGTGATCATGGAAGGCTCGGCCCAGGCGCTGTTGCGCGACCCCAAGGTGCGCAAGGCCTACCTGGGCGAGGACTAGGACCCGGCAGAACCGCAAGCCCGGCCCGCGCGCCGGATGGAGAAGACGCCCATGGACAAGATCGCGCATGACGGACTGACCTTCGACGACGTGCTGCTGCTTCCGGCCTATTCGGAAGTGCTGCCCGACGAGGTGGACGTGAGCACCTGGCTCACCCCGGGCCTGAAGCTGAACATTCCGCTCATCAGCGCGGCCATGGACACGGTCACCGAGTCCGAAATGGCCATCGCCATGGCGCGCCAGGGCGGGGCGGGCGTCGTGCACAAGAACCTGTCCATCGAGCGCCAGCGCCTGGAAGTGGAGAAGGTCAAGAAGTCCGAGAGCGGCATGATCATCGACCCGGTGACCATTCCGCCGGACATCACCGTGGGCCAGGCCCTGCGCGTCATGGGCGAGTACAAGATCTCCGGGCTGCCCGTGGTCAAGGAAGGCCGTCTGGTGGGCATCCTGACCAACCGCGACGTGCGCTTCGTGTCCGACCCCGACATCCTGGTGCGCGACGTGATGACCCACGAGCGCCTGGTCACCGTGCCCCAGGGCACGACCCTGGAGCAGGCCAAGGCCCACCTGCACGAGAACCGCATCGAGAAGCTCCTGGTGGTGGACGAGAACAACACCCTCAAGGGCCTGATCACCATCAAGGACATCGAGAAGATCCGCAAATACCCCATGGCCTGCAAGGACGACCTGGGGCGGCTGCGCGTGGGTGCGGCCATCGGCGTGGGCGGCGACCGCGACGCCCGGGCCGAGGCCCTGCTCTCCGCCGGGGCGGACTTCCTGGTGCTCGACTCGGCCCACGGCCATTCGGCCAACATCCTGCGCTCGGTGGCGGCGGTGAAGGCGGCCTTCCCGGGCTGCCAGCTGGTGGCGGGCAACGTGGCGACCTACGAGGGCGCCAAGGCGCTCATCGAGGCCGGGGCCGACGCCGTGAAGGTCGGCATCGGGCCGGGCTCCATCTGCACCACCCGCGTGGTGGCGGGCGTGGGCGTGCCGCAGATCACGGCCATCATGGAGGCCCGGCGCGCCTGCGCCGAGGCCGACCGCTGCCTCATCGCCGACGGCGGCATCAAGTTCTCCGGCGATATCGTCAAGGCCCTGGCCTGCGGGGCGCAGACGGTGATGATGGGCTCCATGCTCGCCGGCACCGACGAGAGCCCGGGCGAAACCATCCTCTACCAGGGCCGCACCTACAAGATCTACCGCGGCATGGGCTCCATCGACGCCATGCGCGAGGGCAGCTCGGACCGCTACTTCCAGGAGAAGCAGGCCGCCGAGGACCGCCGCGACCAGGACTGCGCCCCGCGCAAGCTCTCCAGCGAGTCCAAGAAGCTCGTGCCCGAGGGCATCGTGGGCCGCGTGCCCTACAAGGGCCCGGTCATGGACACCCTCTACCAGCTCCTGGGCGGGCTGCGCTCGGGCATGGGCTACACCGGCTGCGGCAGCCTGCCCGAGCTGGCCATCAAGACCCGCTTCACGCGCATCTCCACTGCGGGCCTGCGCGAGAGCCATGTCCACGACGTGATCATCACCAAGGAAGCGCCCAACTACCGGGTGGACTCCTACTAACCGCAGCACAAGGCGGAACCAGCCATGAAGCACCCCGACAAGGTCGTCATCCTGGACTACGGGTCCCAGTACACCCAGCTCATCGCCCGGCGCGTGCGCGAGGCCGGGGTCTACTCCGAAATCCTGACCTGCGAGGCGTCCATCGAGGAGATCGCCGCGCGCAAGGCCCAGGCCATCATCCTTTCCGGCGGCCCGGCCAGCGTCACCGGCGCGGACTCGCCCGCGTTGCAGCAGGGCGTGCTGGAGCTGGGCCTGCCCGTGCTGGGCATCTGCTACGGCATGCAGCTTTTGGCCCACGAGCTGGGCGGGCGCATCACTGCCAGCCAGGACCGCGAGTATGGCCGCGCCGAACTGACCATCGCCGCCTACGGCGCCTGCCCGCTGTGGGACGGGCTGGCC encodes:
- a CDS encoding ABC transporter ATP-binding protein, which encodes MLKVDAIHTYYGSIHALKGVSLAIAEGEIVTLIGANGAGKSTTLMSISGVTQPRQGSIEFLGQDITRQPSNRIVAMGLTQVPEGRMIFPGLTVRENLRMGGYLRRDKDGMRRDEAMIFDLFPILRERHKQAGGTLSGGEQQMLAIGRALMARPRLLLLDEPSLGLAPIVVENIFRVIQKINDTGTTVLLVEQNAQMALAIAHRGYVLATGEVIMEGSAQALLRDPKVRKAYLGED
- the guaB gene encoding IMP dehydrogenase, which codes for MDKIAHDGLTFDDVLLLPAYSEVLPDEVDVSTWLTPGLKLNIPLISAAMDTVTESEMAIAMARQGGAGVVHKNLSIERQRLEVEKVKKSESGMIIDPVTIPPDITVGQALRVMGEYKISGLPVVKEGRLVGILTNRDVRFVSDPDILVRDVMTHERLVTVPQGTTLEQAKAHLHENRIEKLLVVDENNTLKGLITIKDIEKIRKYPMACKDDLGRLRVGAAIGVGGDRDARAEALLSAGADFLVLDSAHGHSANILRSVAAVKAAFPGCQLVAGNVATYEGAKALIEAGADAVKVGIGPGSICTTRVVAGVGVPQITAIMEARRACAEADRCLIADGGIKFSGDIVKALACGAQTVMMGSMLAGTDESPGETILYQGRTYKIYRGMGSIDAMREGSSDRYFQEKQAAEDRRDQDCAPRKLSSESKKLVPEGIVGRVPYKGPVMDTLYQLLGGLRSGMGYTGCGSLPELAIKTRFTRISTAGLRESHVHDVIITKEAPNYRVDSY